A genomic segment from Candidatus Methylomirabilota bacterium encodes:
- a CDS encoding TlpA disulfide reductase family protein, whose amino-acid sequence MAALALVAAGAVAGLARVDVAAEPGPELGRPAPEFTLPDLAGKPVRLADFRGKKAVLVNFWATWCVPCREELPSLERLAQERRGTLEVLGVSLDTVSKTKVQAFVRELGLTFPILLDPGYTVAKTYRVRALPASFVIDRDGALRHREIGYRDWTDAESRYLVDEALRPR is encoded by the coding sequence GTGGCGGCGCTCGCCCTGGTCGCCGCCGGTGCGGTCGCCGGCCTCGCCCGGGTCGATGTCGCGGCCGAGCCCGGCCCCGAGCTCGGGCGGCCCGCTCCCGAGTTCACCCTGCCGGACCTCGCGGGAAAGCCGGTGCGGCTCGCCGATTTCCGGGGCAAGAAGGCCGTCCTCGTCAACTTCTGGGCGACCTGGTGCGTCCCGTGCCGGGAGGAGCTGCCGTCGCTCGAGCGGCTCGCTCAGGAGCGACGGGGGACGCTGGAGGTTCTCGGGGTGAGCCTGGACACGGTCAGCAAGACCAAAGTGCAGGCCTTCGTGCGCGAGCTGGGACTGACCTTTCCGATCCTGCTCGATCCCGGCTACACGGTCGCCAAGACGTACCGGGTTCGCGCCCTGCCGGCCTCGTTCGTGATCGACCGTGACGGCGCCCTGCGACACCGGGAGATCGGCTACCGGGACTGGACCGACGCCGAGTCGCGCTACCTCGTCGACGAGGCGCTGCGCCCCCGCTGA
- the amrB gene encoding AmmeMemoRadiSam system protein B — translation MAEAAASLPETPRLRPVEAFPAVVDGQETICLRDPSGLTEAVLSVARPVVQILALLDGSRSLLDVQADIMRRHGELVPRAELEALVETLDRHLFLDSGRADAERIRLADGFRQHPVRRATHAGRAYAGESAALAAQLDSFFVHPEGPGPVGPRRRPVLRGLIAPHIDFHRGGPAYAWAYKAVAEASDADCFIIFGTAHAGLDGHPFAVTSKAYDTPLGPAAVDDEVLAALVRRAPGDLFAAELAHRVEHSIEFQAVCLRHLVRDREIRIVPILASFVHECLAEGRDPATAPAIAGVLDAVRDVLDTVPRRYCLVAGADLAHVGPRFGDPAPVSRAQLARIEAEDRGLLSLVASGDPGGFMSAVRVGGDQRRICGLSPIYAVLQTLPAGRGRLLRYAQWPDPYGTVTFASLAFEEPEGAP, via the coding sequence GTGGCTGAGGCGGCCGCGAGCCTTCCGGAGACGCCGCGACTTCGTCCGGTCGAGGCGTTTCCCGCCGTCGTCGACGGCCAGGAGACGATCTGTCTCCGCGACCCCTCGGGCCTCACCGAGGCCGTGCTGAGCGTGGCGCGCCCGGTGGTCCAGATCCTCGCCCTCCTCGACGGCTCCCGCTCCCTCCTCGACGTCCAGGCCGACATCATGCGTCGCCACGGCGAGCTGGTGCCCCGTGCAGAGCTCGAGGCGCTCGTCGAGACGCTGGATCGGCATCTGTTCCTGGACAGCGGCCGGGCCGACGCTGAGCGGATCCGGCTGGCCGACGGTTTCCGGCAGCACCCGGTGCGGCGCGCGACCCACGCTGGCAGGGCCTATGCGGGCGAGTCGGCGGCGCTGGCGGCGCAGCTCGACTCGTTCTTCGTGCATCCGGAGGGACCGGGGCCGGTCGGTCCCCGCCGGAGGCCGGTCCTGCGAGGGCTGATCGCCCCCCACATCGACTTCCACCGGGGCGGCCCGGCGTACGCGTGGGCGTACAAGGCGGTGGCCGAGGCCTCGGACGCGGATTGCTTCATCATCTTCGGCACGGCCCACGCGGGACTCGACGGCCATCCGTTCGCCGTCACGTCGAAGGCCTACGACACGCCGCTGGGACCGGCGGCCGTGGACGACGAGGTCCTGGCGGCGCTCGTCCGCCGGGCGCCCGGTGACCTGTTCGCGGCCGAGCTCGCCCACCGAGTCGAGCACTCGATCGAGTTCCAGGCCGTATGCCTCCGCCACCTCGTCCGGGACCGCGAGATCCGGATCGTGCCGATCCTGGCGAGCTTCGTCCACGAGTGCCTGGCCGAGGGGCGCGACCCGGCGACAGCCCCCGCCATCGCCGGCGTCCTCGACGCGGTCCGGGACGTCCTGGACACGGTGCCGCGCCGCTACTGCCTGGTGGCCGGGGCGGACCTCGCCCACGTGGGGCCTCGGTTCGGTGATCCGGCGCCCGTCTCCCGCGCCCAGCTCGCCCGGATCGAGGCCGAGGACCGTGGACTGCTCTCCCTCGTCGCCAGCGGGGACCCCGGGGGGTTCATGAGCGCCGTGCGGGTCGGTGGCGATCAGCGGCGGATCTGCGGCCTGTCGCCGATCTACGCGGTGCTCCAGACGCTACCCGCCGGCCGCGGCCGGCTCCTGCGCTACGCCCAGTGGCCCGACCCGTACGGGACGGTGACTTTCGCGAGCCTCGCCTTCGAGGAGCCGGAGGGCGCCCCGTGA